From bacterium, the proteins below share one genomic window:
- the rpsO gene encoding 30S ribosomal protein S15, which translates to MEKEEKTGVISTYRLHESDTGSPEVQVALLSERIKYLQEHFKTHTKDHHSRRGLLKMVGQRRRLLNYLKRADIKRYREIIERLGIRK; encoded by the coding sequence ATGGAAAAAGAGGAGAAGACCGGAGTCATCAGCACCTACCGGCTCCACGAGAGCGACACCGGCTCCCCCGAGGTGCAGGTGGCCCTGCTCTCGGAGCGCATCAAGTACCTCCAGGAGCACTTCAAGACCCACACGAAGGACCACCACTCGCGCCGGGGCCTGTTGAAGATGGTCGGCCAGCGCCGCCGTCTGCTCAACTACCTCAAGCGCGCCGACATCAAGCGCTACCGCGAAATCATCGAGCGCCTCGGCATCCGCAAGTAG